The following coding sequences are from one Desulfonatronum sp. SC1 window:
- a CDS encoding diguanylate cyclase, which translates to MSCHDTQNQADAHCLRERLEQTLELYRQNLSVFHKFKLCASQIQAITSLDQLPELLATLRDSLKLRDIHLVLDQEQYAGFLPDSIPTRPQLSLRRVLREMGLTESFRHPLLGSVADIAIQAPVARELFQTARGQRDCLGSVCVFPLWDKYHPGNLIGFLTLRDDDPLRYNEGMATDFIEFFADMFSWSLVTLREHEKLQRESTLDHLTGCHNRTYLMKHAPRILEFAHRKKMPVALLFIDLDGFKKVNDTLGHTCGDQLLVALARTIQSIIRDYDIFVRLGGDEFLLLLPGMDREAAQRAATRIQDALRTLPVSRVCSVTTQLGITASIGLAMYRPGETLQQFIQRADTNMYSAKPSVDGRTRTSESAS; encoded by the coding sequence ATGAGCTGTCACGATACCCAGAACCAGGCCGACGCGCACTGCCTGCGGGAAAGGTTGGAGCAGACCCTGGAACTGTACAGGCAGAATCTATCCGTCTTTCACAAGTTCAAGCTCTGCGCCTCTCAAATTCAGGCCATAACCTCCCTGGATCAGCTTCCCGAACTTCTGGCCACGTTGCGCGACAGCCTCAAATTGCGGGACATCCATCTCGTCCTGGATCAGGAACAGTACGCCGGTTTTCTCCCCGATTCCATCCCCACCCGACCCCAGCTTTCTCTTCGACGGGTGCTCAGGGAGATGGGCCTGACAGAGTCCTTCAGGCATCCGCTGCTCGGCTCAGTCGCGGACATCGCGATCCAGGCTCCGGTTGCCCGGGAATTGTTCCAAACAGCACGCGGCCAGCGGGATTGTCTCGGCTCGGTATGCGTCTTTCCACTCTGGGACAAGTATCACCCGGGCAACCTGATCGGCTTCCTGACCCTGAGAGACGACGATCCCCTGCGCTACAATGAAGGAATGGCCACCGATTTTATCGAATTCTTCGCCGACATGTTCTCCTGGTCCCTGGTCACGCTCCGGGAACATGAAAAACTCCAACGGGAATCCACACTGGATCACCTCACCGGCTGCCACAACCGGACCTACCTGATGAAACACGCGCCGCGAATCCTGGAGTTCGCGCATCGCAAAAAAATGCCGGTCGCGCTGCTGTTCATCGATCTGGACGGGTTCAAAAAAGTCAACGACACCTTGGGCCATACTTGCGGGGACCAACTCCTGGTCGCTTTGGCGCGTACGATCCAAAGCATCATTCGCGACTACGACATCTTTGTCCGCCTGGGAGGCGACGAATTTCTGCTTTTACTTCCAGGAATGGACAGGGAAGCGGCCCAAAGAGCCGCGACCCGTATTCAAGACGCCCTGCGCACCCTTCCCGTCTCTCGGGTCTGCTCGGTCACCACGCAACTCGGGATCACGGCCTCCATCGGCTTGGCCATGTATCGCCCCGGAGAAACCCTCCAGCAGTTCATCCAGCGGGCGGACACGAACATGTATAGCGCCAAGCCTTCAGTTGACGGACGGACACGGACTTCCGAATCAGCAAGCTGA
- a CDS encoding OmpA family protein: MHHILLKCVISLAALTLMAATAYGQAEFERGSTVIFEDNLRHEKIGEFPSQWRLVRGSAEVARHEGENVLSLLVTRTEVAPLMREKSYLPQAFTIEFDYLMNDLRQHAYEITFFNDNGRKSGSLRITGERFMLNSSRGGAVSEGNTSESRDGFQPGWRRLALSFNQHELRAFSNGVRVLNVPRFEEELRSFLIHGGRPNNARPNSDAFIRNVIVAEGGMPLYERVMSEGSFSTTEIQFDVNKADIKPESAGIIDQVFQLMRDHQDLRFSVEGHTDSDGDAELNQRLSQQRAESVVRALTEKGISPDRLTAKGWGASKPVADNATEEGKAQNRRVEFVRL, translated from the coding sequence ATGCATCATATTCTACTGAAATGCGTCATCAGCCTTGCCGCTCTTACGCTGATGGCAGCCACGGCTTATGGGCAGGCCGAGTTTGAACGTGGCTCCACGGTTATTTTTGAAGACAACCTGAGACACGAAAAGATCGGAGAGTTCCCCTCACAGTGGCGACTGGTCAGAGGAAGCGCGGAAGTGGCCAGGCACGAAGGGGAAAACGTCCTTTCGCTCCTGGTGACCAGGACGGAAGTCGCCCCGCTGATGCGGGAAAAAAGTTACTTGCCCCAGGCCTTCACCATTGAGTTCGATTATCTGATGAACGATCTCAGGCAGCATGCCTACGAAATCACGTTCTTCAACGACAACGGCCGAAAATCCGGCTCACTGCGAATTACCGGGGAGCGGTTCATGCTGAACTCATCGCGAGGCGGCGCCGTCTCCGAAGGAAACACTTCCGAAAGCAGAGACGGATTTCAGCCGGGATGGAGACGACTGGCTCTCTCGTTCAATCAGCATGAACTGCGTGCCTTCAGCAACGGTGTTCGGGTTTTGAACGTGCCCCGCTTCGAAGAGGAACTGCGCAGCTTCCTGATCCATGGAGGGCGTCCCAATAATGCCAGACCCAATTCGGACGCGTTCATCAGAAACGTGATCGTGGCCGAAGGCGGGATGCCGCTTTACGAAAGAGTCATGTCGGAAGGGAGTTTTTCAACCACGGAAATCCAGTTCGACGTGAACAAGGCCGACATCAAGCCGGAATCAGCGGGGATCATCGACCAGGTCTTTCAGCTCATGCGGGATCACCAGGACCTCCGCTTCTCGGTGGAAGGCCATACGGACTCCGATGGAGACGCCGAACTCAATCAGCGTCTTTCTCAGCAGCGAGCTGAAAGCGTCGTACGTGCGCTGACCGAGAAGGGAATCAGTCCGGATCGTTTGACGGCAAAAGGGTGGGGCGCTTCCAAGCCCGTGGCCGACAATGCCACCGAGGAAGGAAAAGCCCAGAACAGGCGGGTTGAGTTCGTTCGGCTATAG
- a CDS encoding aminopeptidase — MQEKNPTNFGQENGEDASERLFRHEELERYADVLLWAVERSRGRPLKNSETVLIEYDGLARELVEVLYTRILERGLVPVQHQRATPAMELSYLRLANNKRLNMVAPGERERRGGVNGLIRILAPESLTHLEAVTPEIQVRRDSARDPLREVLYFRELGGQIGRTVAVYPTQALADAAGLTLQEYAIRVRKACMLGSDDPVRDWKRFARQQGTVLEWLNGLSIRRLHVQSARVDLRLRLGEHRLWLGLTGRNMPSYEVYTSPDCRFTEGVFQSDQVVYVGGTPVEGVRLAFQAGRVISVKARSGADRLRRFLALDDGAWRVGEFSLTSREHSRIPEYMANTLFDENVGGPEGNCHIALGSCHPDAFAGSPADFVHALRRELGFNESNQHWDLVNTEQKRVTATLADGGSRVIYEDGAFTA, encoded by the coding sequence ATGCAAGAGAAAAATCCAACGAACTTCGGGCAAGAAAATGGAGAGGACGCTTCGGAGCGACTGTTTCGCCACGAGGAACTGGAGCGCTACGCCGACGTACTGCTTTGGGCCGTGGAGCGCTCCCGGGGCAGGCCGCTGAAGAATTCGGAAACCGTGCTCATCGAATACGACGGCTTGGCCAGGGAGCTGGTCGAAGTGCTCTACACCCGCATTCTGGAGCGCGGCCTGGTCCCGGTGCAGCATCAGCGGGCCACCCCGGCCATGGAGCTCAGCTACCTGCGCCTGGCGAACAACAAGCGGCTGAACATGGTCGCCCCCGGAGAACGGGAGCGCCGGGGCGGGGTGAACGGCCTGATCCGGATTCTGGCGCCAGAGAGTCTGACCCACCTGGAAGCCGTGACCCCGGAAATTCAGGTCCGACGGGATTCAGCCCGGGACCCGCTCCGGGAAGTGCTCTATTTCCGAGAACTTGGCGGACAAATCGGGCGGACCGTGGCCGTGTACCCCACCCAGGCCCTGGCCGACGCCGCGGGGCTGACGCTTCAGGAGTACGCGATCCGGGTGCGCAAAGCCTGCATGCTGGGCAGCGATGACCCGGTGCGGGACTGGAAGCGGTTCGCGCGGCAGCAGGGGACGGTTCTGGAATGGTTGAACGGACTGTCCATCCGGCGGCTGCATGTCCAGTCAGCCCGGGTGGATCTGCGTCTGCGCCTGGGGGAGCACCGGCTCTGGCTGGGGCTGACCGGACGAAACATGCCCAGCTATGAAGTCTATACGTCCCCGGATTGTCGGTTCACCGAGGGCGTGTTTCAGTCCGACCAGGTGGTCTATGTCGGCGGAACTCCCGTGGAGGGCGTTCGCCTGGCGTTCCAGGCAGGCCGGGTAATCAGCGTCAAGGCCCGAAGCGGCGCGGATCGGCTGCGGCGTTTTCTGGCCCTGGACGACGGGGCTTGGCGGGTCGGCGAGTTTTCACTGACCAGCCGGGAGCACTCCCGGATTCCGGAATATATGGCCAACACCCTGTTCGATGAGAATGTCGGCGGCCCGGAAGGCAATTGCCATATCGCCCTGGGCTCCTGCCATCCGGACGCCTTTGCCGGAAGCCCGGCGGACTTCGTGCATGCGCTGCGCCGGGAGTTGGGCTTCAACGAGTCCAACCAGCACTGGGACCTGGTGAACACGGAGCAAAAACGGGTCACCGCCACCCTGGCGGACGGCGGCAGCCGCGTAATCTATGAGGACGGAGCGTTCACGGCCTGA
- a CDS encoding N-acyl homoserine lactonase family protein → MSNRQSWRIHPIVVGSKVFDQGMMTYQHAHGRPYTIPIYVWYLEPVDDPSQPTVLVDTGEMSPVQSADREQAIGGKIHTFEEGLALYGLKPEDVDVVIHTHLHNDHCENDFKCANAVFYAHAKELERIHDPHPLDFRYNEEFIEDMEDADRFRVVTEDREILPGISVIHTPAHTEGGLTVLVDTPSGRAAITGFCVIDENLNPPQSVKAMEMEVIPPGTNINPCLAYDQMVRVKGLADILLPLHEPKFAGMSTIP, encoded by the coding sequence ATGAGCAACCGACAATCCTGGCGCATTCACCCTATCGTCGTGGGCAGTAAGGTTTTTGACCAGGGCATGATGACCTATCAGCACGCCCACGGCCGACCGTACACCATCCCGATCTACGTCTGGTATCTGGAGCCGGTGGACGATCCGTCCCAGCCAACGGTCCTGGTGGACACCGGAGAAATGAGCCCGGTCCAGTCCGCGGACCGGGAGCAGGCCATCGGCGGGAAAATCCATACCTTCGAGGAAGGGCTGGCCCTGTACGGGCTGAAGCCGGAGGACGTGGACGTGGTCATTCACACCCATCTGCACAACGACCACTGTGAAAACGACTTCAAGTGCGCCAACGCCGTATTCTACGCCCACGCCAAGGAACTGGAGCGCATCCACGACCCCCATCCCCTGGACTTTCGCTACAACGAGGAATTCATCGAGGACATGGAGGATGCCGACAGGTTCCGGGTCGTCACCGAAGACCGGGAAATCCTGCCCGGCATTTCCGTGATCCACACCCCGGCTCACACCGAAGGCGGCCTGACCGTGCTGGTGGACACCCCCTCCGGACGGGCGGCCATCACCGGGTTTTGCGTCATCGACGAAAACCTGAATCCGCCCCAGTCCGTGAAGGCCATGGAAATGGAGGTCATCCCGCCCGGCACGAACATCAATCCCTGCCTGGCCTACGACCAGATGGTCCGGGTCAAGGGCCTGGCCGACATCCTCCTGCCCCTGCACGAACCCAAATTCGCCGGGATGTCCACGATTCCGTGA
- a CDS encoding FlxA-like family protein, with translation MRIDGYQNFLRAVEFERQPVVRETQATDWFQGVSSSAGGDTVSISSAAREAQQAAQSEDHGDNDAVEAFRKYMHKARGGVDSSSSDPLEALKERLKELESKLSAVAASQSMPEETKNSMIQAIQAEIGQITSQIAELQAQASEKT, from the coding sequence ATGCGCATAGACGGTTATCAGAATTTTTTGCGGGCAGTGGAGTTTGAGAGACAGCCGGTTGTCCGGGAAACTCAGGCAACAGACTGGTTTCAGGGCGTTTCATCTTCCGCCGGGGGCGACACCGTGAGCATTTCGTCGGCGGCCAGGGAGGCCCAGCAAGCCGCGCAGTCCGAAGACCACGGCGATAATGACGCCGTGGAAGCCTTCAGGAAGTACATGCACAAAGCCAGGGGCGGGGTCGATTCTTCGTCCAGCGACCCGCTGGAGGCGCTGAAGGAACGGCTGAAGGAGCTGGAGAGCAAACTGTCCGCCGTCGCCGCCAGTCAGAGCATGCCTGAGGAGACGAAAAACAGCATGATTCAGGCAATTCAGGCGGAAATCGGTCAGATTACCTCTCAAATCGCCGAGCTTCAGGCACAAGCCTCGGAGAAAACATGA
- a CDS encoding bifunctional glycosyltransferase family 2/GtrA family protein → MHPNISRPTTLTLVIPCFNEERTLEHCIERVQAIADEMLSLELIIVDDCSQDNSVQVAQELARRFTNIRILRHDKNQGKGAALRTGFAHATGEFVGVQDADLEYDPQDFRRLICPLVEGRADVVFGSRYLYSGERRVLYFWHSQMNRVLTFLSNMFSDLGLTDMETCYKLFRREIIQSVEIQENRFGFEPEIVAKVGEMRCRVYEMPISYHGRTYAEGKKINWKDGLRALYCILHYGAHRSPLPMQFLVYLFIGGTAAIFNLILFLSLFSIFSVNISAILAFYGAAAFNYWLCIHLLFKKNIRWKSWMEQLVYYLSVSGIALIDLLITRGLMALDVGVIGAKLSASAIVVLLNFLARRFLVFPEKRVEDWK, encoded by the coding sequence ATGCACCCAAACATATCGAGGCCAACCACCCTGACTCTTGTCATTCCCTGTTTCAACGAAGAACGGACCCTGGAGCATTGCATCGAGCGGGTCCAGGCCATTGCCGACGAAATGCTCTCATTGGAGTTGATCATCGTCGATGATTGCTCCCAAGATAATAGCGTGCAGGTTGCCCAGGAGCTTGCTCGACGGTTCACGAACATCCGGATACTCCGGCATGACAAAAACCAAGGCAAAGGTGCCGCCTTGCGAACCGGCTTCGCTCACGCCACAGGGGAATTCGTAGGGGTTCAGGATGCCGATCTGGAGTATGATCCGCAAGATTTCCGAAGGCTGATCTGCCCTCTCGTGGAGGGCAGAGCCGACGTGGTTTTCGGTTCGCGATACCTGTATTCTGGTGAACGGCGGGTGCTCTACTTCTGGCACAGCCAGATGAATCGGGTGCTGACCTTCCTCTCCAACATGTTCAGCGATCTCGGCCTGACGGACATGGAGACCTGTTACAAGCTCTTTCGTCGGGAAATCATTCAATCCGTGGAAATCCAGGAGAACCGGTTCGGTTTTGAGCCGGAAATCGTCGCCAAGGTCGGCGAAATGCGCTGCCGTGTTTATGAAATGCCCATCTCCTACCATGGCCGGACCTATGCCGAAGGCAAAAAAATTAATTGGAAAGATGGATTAAGAGCGCTTTACTGTATTCTTCACTACGGCGCACACAGGTCTCCGCTGCCCATGCAGTTCCTGGTTTACCTCTTTATCGGCGGTACTGCGGCGATCTTCAACCTGATATTGTTTCTGTCGCTCTTTTCTATCTTTTCAGTGAATATCTCGGCTATTTTGGCCTTTTATGGAGCTGCAGCCTTCAACTATTGGCTGTGTATCCACTTGTTGTTCAAGAAGAACATCCGCTGGAAATCATGGATGGAGCAACTGGTGTACTACCTTTCCGTCAGCGGTATAGCCCTGATCGATCTTCTCATTACTCGCGGATTGATGGCTTTGGATGTCGGGGTAATTGGAGCCAAGCTTTCCGCCTCCGCAATCGTCGTTCTTCTCAACTTTCTTGCCCGCCGCTTCTTAGTTTTCCCTGAGAAAAGAGTTGAGGATTGGAAATAG
- a CDS encoding glycosyltransferase family 39 protein, protein MLQPESNQPEKRCWIYYLALPCFLLLLAFFLRTSGLSHDLHFGSIYHPDTPKQIRAVERFLDDRFSRQYYRVWHNPDLDGYPYFNSHLVEHIYRGYAAARNALLWHVGVPPEPFVPDTLSIFWTTRIFNSLLSSLAVVTIFFMAGKYFGLAAGLFAGLLLAFSPVDITVSNYAMSDSTAAFFALLAVFFALRVIDSPRLVFYLAGTLSAAFAFSAKYHAGAALLPIGLAHLLAYPTPKSWLTWQFLARSLLMLVFFVLGVLISTPSLLVYPSGAFQDLLNFMAYTSGFGMTQEMRELPVWSRFILAMRMNLPLLADYIGWIPLMMSASAMIAFRNHKHFWVILSLPLFFILVGLTAKPLSHPDYFTVIIPMLLLACAAVLHLLWTSETKKYLTRLSCLGLFCASLFYLGNYAWHEVFFFRHTDTRRVAETWALDTLPREFQLHAGPYTFAPGPWTHSEEPLEYTAFVRSDRTSEDPPGKTLLHEVIFEKGKLSRVRNMDIRFLVPPDNSIMQPWFTMPVMNRYPASRRDTMVQAQVPHLARCTKTWELSHGETATAVVVSDEPLLHSVIFLRNDESPADVSVRFGGITRHVILQPHETVALRFDSPRAIPLSRSLRHFYRIKVESRFNLNPIQVVLATSEREIAREFYLAGEYQAAFVSFDRLDQPTLNLSEKFAMALSGLASGALTTSEASRTIGFESRKSALSGLTRILGEMDETWFFKEFGIDPMVATQMSPVAVNPLEVVTKQLLLLRGLIASQPEVQNAFVSSWAIFFHRGRVLEESGEIEQALQMYKAAHRLAPRRIEPFKALDRIAGRIPDKDEELRQILEPYRLFRDMPSLPVNIRFTNGIGIDAIQVNSLDPKIGQHFELLLSWSVPHLRPSLYMLEYVVEITHMDEDITVQRERRHFVKTVLEQREGTHPPHRLLFNFNENHPPGRYSVRLSLQIPAQDRSIGIRRPRHARGDKAVELTRLVLTIP, encoded by the coding sequence ATGCTTCAACCCGAATCCAACCAGCCTGAAAAACGCTGCTGGATATACTACCTCGCTCTGCCCTGTTTCCTGTTGCTCCTGGCATTTTTTTTACGAACCAGCGGCCTCTCGCATGATCTGCATTTTGGTTCGATTTATCACCCCGATACTCCGAAACAGATTCGCGCCGTAGAACGATTCCTGGATGACCGTTTCTCCCGGCAGTATTACAGGGTGTGGCATAACCCTGATCTTGACGGATACCCTTACTTCAACAGCCACCTCGTCGAACATATTTATCGCGGTTACGCCGCTGCCAGAAACGCGCTGCTTTGGCACGTAGGCGTGCCCCCGGAACCATTCGTCCCCGACACGCTTTCCATCTTTTGGACCACCCGCATTTTCAATTCGTTGCTCTCATCTCTTGCCGTGGTCACCATCTTTTTCATGGCCGGCAAATATTTCGGGCTAGCTGCGGGATTATTCGCGGGTCTCCTTTTAGCCTTTTCTCCCGTGGATATCACTGTCAGCAATTATGCCATGTCCGACTCCACGGCGGCATTTTTCGCACTCCTGGCTGTTTTTTTTGCATTGCGCGTCATCGATTCGCCACGGCTGGTCTTCTATCTTGCTGGTACCCTGTCGGCCGCTTTTGCCTTTTCCGCGAAATACCATGCTGGCGCGGCTCTCCTTCCCATCGGTTTGGCCCATCTGCTTGCCTATCCCACGCCCAAGAGTTGGCTAACGTGGCAATTTCTTGCGCGTAGTCTTCTGATGCTCGTCTTTTTCGTCCTAGGCGTGCTGATCAGCACGCCATCGCTGCTCGTGTATCCAAGCGGGGCATTCCAGGATCTGCTCAATTTCATGGCCTACACCTCGGGTTTCGGCATGACCCAGGAGATGCGGGAGCTGCCTGTCTGGTCACGCTTTATCTTGGCCATGCGCATGAATCTTCCCTTGCTGGCGGACTATATCGGCTGGATTCCTTTGATGATGAGCGCCTCGGCAATGATTGCATTTCGAAACCACAAGCATTTCTGGGTGATCCTCTCATTACCCTTGTTTTTTATCCTGGTTGGATTGACCGCGAAGCCGTTAAGTCATCCGGACTACTTTACGGTAATCATTCCAATGCTGTTGCTAGCCTGCGCCGCGGTACTGCATCTGCTTTGGACCAGCGAGACAAAGAAGTACCTGACCAGACTGTCGTGCCTCGGCCTTTTTTGCGCATCGCTTTTTTACCTTGGCAACTACGCCTGGCATGAAGTTTTTTTCTTTCGCCATACCGACACGCGTCGCGTCGCGGAAACGTGGGCGCTGGACACACTGCCTCGTGAATTTCAACTCCATGCGGGCCCGTACACGTTTGCCCCAGGACCTTGGACGCACTCCGAAGAGCCACTCGAATACACGGCATTCGTCCGTTCAGATAGAACCTCAGAGGATCCGCCAGGCAAAACTCTTTTGCACGAGGTAATCTTCGAAAAGGGGAAGCTGTCTCGAGTGCGCAACATGGACATTCGCTTCCTTGTTCCCCCTGATAACAGCATCATGCAACCATGGTTCACCATGCCGGTCATGAATCGATATCCGGCATCCAGAAGGGACACCATGGTTCAGGCCCAGGTTCCGCATTTGGCGCGTTGCACGAAAACCTGGGAGCTGTCCCACGGGGAAACGGCCACGGCCGTGGTTGTCTCTGATGAGCCCCTGCTGCATAGCGTTATTTTTTTGCGCAACGACGAATCTCCTGCGGATGTTTCCGTACGATTCGGAGGCATTACCCGACACGTCATCCTGCAGCCTCACGAGACAGTAGCCTTGCGATTTGACTCGCCGAGGGCTATCCCGCTTTCTCGATCTCTGCGTCATTTCTACCGCATCAAAGTGGAGAGCCGTTTCAACCTGAACCCGATTCAGGTCGTTCTTGCCACATCGGAACGTGAAATCGCCCGAGAGTTTTATCTCGCAGGAGAATACCAAGCGGCCTTCGTCTCGTTCGATCGTCTCGATCAACCTACGCTCAATCTCTCCGAAAAGTTCGCTATGGCTCTGTCCGGGCTGGCCAGCGGCGCGCTGACCACCTCCGAAGCATCTCGAACCATTGGATTTGAGAGCCGGAAAAGCGCTTTATCCGGCTTGACGAGAATCCTCGGAGAAATGGATGAAACCTGGTTTTTCAAAGAATTCGGCATCGATCCGATGGTTGCGACTCAGATGAGCCCAGTCGCCGTCAACCCGCTCGAAGTGGTCACGAAACAGCTTTTGCTGCTGCGAGGGCTGATAGCCTCCCAGCCTGAGGTCCAAAACGCGTTCGTTTCGTCGTGGGCGATATTTTTCCATCGTGGCCGCGTATTGGAGGAAAGCGGCGAAATCGAGCAGGCGCTTCAAATGTACAAAGCTGCACATCGACTTGCCCCACGACGTATTGAACCATTCAAAGCACTGGATCGAATTGCCGGGCGCATCCCAGACAAAGATGAAGAACTTCGTCAAATTTTGGAACCATATCGGCTTTTCCGGGACATGCCTTCATTGCCGGTAAACATTCGTTTCACTAACGGGATCGGTATTGATGCCATCCAAGTCAACTCACTCGACCCGAAGATCGGTCAGCATTTTGAACTGCTCTTATCCTGGAGCGTCCCGCACCTCAGACCATCCCTCTACATGCTTGAGTATGTTGTTGAAATCACACATATGGACGAAGATATCACTGTTCAACGGGAAAGACGGCATTTTGTCAAAACGGTCCTGGAGCAAAGGGAAGGCACTCACCCTCCCCATCGGTTGCTGTTTAACTTCAATGAAAATCACCCCCCTGGCCGCTATTCCGTACGCCTCTCCTTGCAGATTCCCGCTCAGGATAGGTCAATAGGTATTCGACGACCGCGACATGCCCGTGGCGATAAGGCCGTCGAGTTGACGCGACTTGTTCTCACGATACCTTGA
- a CDS encoding MBOAT family protein — MVFSSHIFLFYFLPLALFAYYLLPRRGKHLGLTVLSYAFYGWSNPLFVLILLASTVVDYFCGLIMAGRRPFFDPRPIQELDPKDARSRGQKIALAVSILTNLSLLGFFKYFNFTVENYDLLLGWLGLHGLQLDTALRITLPLGISFYTFQSMSYSIDVYRGQAKALRNFIDFACYVSMFPQLVAGPIIRFREVADQLLHRAHTMEKFARGVAFISLGLAKKILLANPCGKVADTIFDAATITTVQAWYGAAAYAFQIYFDFSAYSDMAIGLGLMLGFVFPKNFDSPYLSKSITEFWRRWHISLSTWLRDYLYIPLGGNRKGPRRTAINLALVMLLGGLWHGAAWTFVIWGALHGLLLGLERIRGKASFYNRLPGGIQIAFTFVLILITWVFFRSADLPSALTYLGTMFGLVQAGPEAVAGAGLLNGLIYQPYYLGTFLLAAVVTWSCPQTWDWTRTITPAKAWAIVALLLLSVAVLATQAYNPFIYFIF, encoded by the coding sequence ATGGTCTTCAGCTCCCATATTTTCCTGTTCTATTTTCTGCCGCTGGCCCTGTTCGCCTATTATCTGCTGCCCCGGAGGGGCAAGCATCTTGGGCTGACGGTTCTCAGCTACGCCTTCTACGGCTGGTCCAATCCGCTGTTCGTCCTGATCCTGCTGGCCTCCACGGTGGTGGACTATTTCTGCGGCTTGATCATGGCCGGACGGCGGCCCTTTTTCGATCCGCGTCCCATACAGGAGTTGGATCCGAAAGACGCACGCTCTCGCGGCCAAAAAATCGCCCTGGCCGTGTCCATCCTGACCAACCTGTCCCTGCTGGGCTTTTTCAAGTATTTCAACTTCACCGTGGAGAACTACGACCTGCTCCTGGGCTGGCTGGGGCTGCACGGGCTGCAACTGGACACGGCCCTGCGGATCACCCTGCCGCTGGGGATCAGCTTCTACACCTTCCAGTCCATGAGTTACTCCATCGATGTGTATCGCGGCCAGGCCAAGGCTCTGCGCAACTTCATCGACTTCGCCTGCTACGTGTCCATGTTCCCGCAACTGGTGGCCGGGCCGATCATCCGCTTCCGGGAGGTGGCGGATCAGCTTCTGCACCGCGCCCACACCATGGAGAAGTTTGCCCGAGGCGTGGCCTTCATCAGCCTGGGGCTGGCCAAGAAGATCCTTCTGGCCAACCCCTGCGGCAAGGTGGCGGACACCATTTTCGACGCCGCGACCATAACCACGGTCCAGGCCTGGTACGGGGCCGCGGCCTACGCCTTTCAGATCTACTTCGACTTCAGCGCCTACTCGGACATGGCCATCGGCCTGGGGCTGATGCTGGGCTTTGTTTTTCCCAAAAACTTCGATTCCCCATACCTGTCCAAGTCCATCACGGAATTCTGGCGGCGCTGGCATATTTCCCTGTCCACCTGGCTGCGGGACTATCTGTACATACCCCTGGGCGGCAACCGCAAAGGCCCCCGGCGCACGGCCATCAACCTGGCCCTGGTCATGCTCCTGGGCGGGTTGTGGCACGGCGCGGCCTGGACCTTCGTGATCTGGGGCGCGCTGCACGGCCTGCTGCTGGGCTTGGAGCGGATCCGGGGCAAGGCCAGCTTCTACAATCGCCTGCCTGGCGGGATACAAATCGCGTTCACCTTTGTGCTGATCTTGATCACCTGGGTCTTTTTCCGATCCGCCGACCTGCCCTCGGCCCTGACTTACCTGGGAACCATGTTCGGCCTGGTCCAGGCCGGACCAGAAGCAGTCGCGGGTGCCGGACTGCTCAACGGCCTGATCTACCAGCCCTACTACCTGGGCACGTTCCTGCTGGCCGCGGTGGTCACCTGGTCCTGTCCCCAGACCTGGGATTGGACCAGAACCATCACTCCGGCCAAGGCGTGGGCCATCGTGGCCCTATTGCTGCTCTCCGTGGCCGTGCTGGCGACCCAGGCCTATAACCCGTTCATCTATTTCATTTTCTAG